A stretch of the Streptomyces sp. NBC_00078 genome encodes the following:
- a CDS encoding transposase has translation MTTPDMAWSAGHARYAYRLRVPSAARTALLAEWSRCRWIWNECVARSKKAHRGGEKCGPARLDKMLTEARASTPWLAEGSSVPQQQLIRDFGKSRAKVLKDIKDRLPIRQRAGLPKYKKKHEADPTLNYTRRGFSLKAGRLHLAGGIELTVVWSRDLPAKPSSVRVYSDSLGHWYASFVVPAEVRTLPETGAVIGIDWGVKETATTTSDTHDLPHAEHGKRAAKKLTRYDRMMARRKPKPGQPGSKGSREAQRLRAKTCKKIARQREDAGRKWAKKVVRDHDVIAVEDFRPKFLARTTMARKAADAAISATKKALIEMGRKHRRDVRLVHPAHTTMDCATCGARTKHALPLSERTYTCTACGAVSPRDKNSARVMLVRAGLNPAGADRVRLDRPQGDRAA, from the coding sequence ATGACGACACCGGATATGGCTTGGAGTGCTGGACATGCCCGGTACGCCTATCGGCTCCGTGTGCCGTCGGCCGCCCGTACGGCGCTGCTCGCGGAATGGAGTCGGTGCCGCTGGATCTGGAACGAGTGCGTCGCCCGCTCGAAGAAGGCGCACCGTGGCGGAGAGAAGTGCGGCCCGGCCCGGTTGGACAAGATGCTCACCGAGGCGCGCGCCAGCACTCCATGGCTTGCTGAGGGCTCCTCTGTTCCGCAACAGCAACTCATCCGGGACTTTGGCAAGTCCCGGGCCAAGGTGCTCAAGGACATCAAGGACCGGTTGCCCATCAGGCAGCGAGCCGGGCTGCCGAAATACAAGAAGAAGCACGAGGCCGACCCCACCCTCAACTACACGCGGCGTGGCTTCAGCCTCAAGGCCGGCCGCCTGCATCTTGCGGGCGGCATCGAGTTGACCGTGGTGTGGTCGCGAGACCTCCCGGCCAAACCGTCCAGTGTGCGGGTGTACAGCGACAGCCTCGGCCACTGGTACGCCTCGTTCGTCGTCCCCGCCGAAGTCCGGACGCTTCCCGAGACCGGCGCGGTGATCGGGATCGACTGGGGTGTGAAGGAAACCGCAACGACGACCAGCGATACCCACGATCTGCCTCACGCCGAACACGGCAAGAGAGCAGCGAAGAAGCTGACGCGCTACGACCGGATGATGGCTCGCCGCAAGCCGAAGCCGGGGCAGCCCGGCTCGAAGGGTTCTCGCGAGGCGCAGAGGCTGCGCGCGAAGACGTGCAAGAAGATTGCCCGGCAGCGCGAGGATGCTGGCCGCAAGTGGGCGAAAAAGGTCGTACGCGACCACGACGTCATCGCGGTCGAGGACTTCCGACCGAAGTTCCTTGCCAGGACCACGATGGCGCGCAAGGCAGCCGATGCTGCCATCAGCGCCACCAAGAAGGCCCTGATTGAGATGGGTCGCAAGCACAGACGGGATGTCCGTCTGGTGCACCCGGCGCACACCACCATGGACTGCGCAACGTGCGGAGCGAGAACCAAGCACGCACTTCCTCTTTCGGAACGTACCTACACCTGCACCGCGTGCGGAGCCGTATCCCCCAGGGACAAGAACTCCGCGCGCGTGATGTTGGTCCGGGCTGGTCTGAACCCGGCTGGTGCTGATCGCGTAAGACTCGATCGTCCGCAGGGCGATCGAGCGGCGTGA
- the meaB gene encoding methylmalonyl Co-A mutase-associated GTPase MeaB, which translates to MQDVSTLVAQAREGRPRAVARLISLVEGASPQLREVMEALAPLTGNAYVVGLTGSPGVGKSTSTSALVTAYRKQGRRVGVLAVDPSSPFSGGALLGDRVRMSDHASDPGVYIRSMATRGHLGGLAWAAPQAIRVLDAAGCDVILVETVGVGQSEVEIASQADTSVVLLAPGMGDGIQAAKAGILEIGDVYVVNKADRDGADATARELNHMLGLGESRGPGDWRPPIVKTVAARAEGVDEVVEALEKHRAWMEERGVLAQRRLARASREVETIAVTALRARIGDLHGDRRLSVLAQRIVGGELDPYGAADELVAGLTEG; encoded by the coding sequence ATGCAGGACGTCTCCACCCTGGTGGCCCAGGCCAGGGAAGGCCGGCCGCGGGCCGTGGCCCGGCTGATCTCGCTGGTCGAGGGGGCGTCCCCGCAGCTCAGGGAGGTCATGGAGGCGCTTGCTCCGCTCACGGGGAACGCGTACGTGGTCGGCCTGACCGGTTCCCCGGGAGTCGGCAAGTCCACGTCTACCTCCGCGCTCGTGACGGCGTACCGCAAGCAGGGCAGACGGGTCGGCGTCCTGGCCGTCGACCCGTCGTCGCCCTTCTCGGGCGGCGCCCTCCTCGGCGACCGCGTCCGCATGTCGGACCACGCCTCGGACCCCGGCGTCTACATCCGTTCCATGGCGACCCGCGGTCACCTGGGCGGCCTCGCCTGGGCGGCCCCGCAGGCGATCCGCGTGCTGGACGCCGCGGGCTGCGACGTGATCCTGGTCGAGACGGTGGGCGTGGGCCAGTCGGAGGTCGAAATCGCCTCCCAGGCGGACACGAGCGTGGTGCTGCTGGCCCCGGGCATGGGTGACGGCATTCAGGCGGCGAAGGCCGGAATCCTCGAGATCGGCGACGTCTACGTCGTCAACAAGGCGGACCGGGACGGCGCGGACGCCACCGCCCGCGAGCTGAACCACATGCTGGGCCTGGGCGAGTCCCGTGGCCCCGGTGACTGGCGCCCGCCGATCGTCAAGACGGTCGCCGCGCGCGCCGAGGGCGTCGACGAGGTCGTCGAGGCACTGGAGAAGCACCGCGCATGGATGGAGGAGCGGGGGGTGCTGGCGCAACGCCGCCTCGCCCGTGCGTCGCGCGAGGTGGAGACCATCGCGGTGACGGCCCTGCGTGCCCGCATCGGCGACCTCCACGGAGATCGCCGGCTGAGTGTGCTGGCGCAGCGGATCGTCGGCGGGGAGCTGGATCCGTACGGTGCCGCGGACGAGCTGGTGGCGGGGCTGACGGAGGGCTGA
- a CDS encoding MarR family winged helix-turn-helix transcriptional regulator, with product METETATRWLTDAEQCAWRTHLEVNRLLTYQLERDLQPFGLTMNDYEILVNLSESEDVRMRMSDLASATLQSKSRLSHQITRMENANLVRRENCESDRRGLYAVLTEHGLDTMQKVAPHHVGSVRRHFIDLLSPEAMAELDKALKPIAQHLRGQRGRRP from the coding sequence ATGGAGACCGAGACGGCCACCCGCTGGCTGACCGATGCGGAGCAGTGCGCCTGGCGCACCCACCTGGAGGTCAACAGGCTGTTGACGTACCAGCTCGAGAGGGACCTGCAGCCGTTCGGCCTGACGATGAACGACTACGAGATCCTGGTGAACCTCTCCGAGTCGGAGGACGTACGGATGCGCATGAGCGATCTCGCATCCGCCACCCTCCAGTCCAAGAGCCGCCTCTCCCACCAGATCACCCGGATGGAGAACGCGAACCTGGTCCGCCGTGAGAACTGCGAGTCCGACCGCCGCGGGCTCTACGCGGTCCTCACCGAGCACGGCCTGGATACGATGCAGAAGGTCGCGCCGCACCATGTGGGGTCCGTGCGCCGGCACTTCATCGATCTGCTGTCCCCCGAGGCCATGGCGGAACTCGACAAGGCCCTGAAGCCCATCGCGCAACACCTCCGCGGGCAGCGGGGGCGTCGGCCCTAG
- a CDS encoding MTH1187 family thiamine-binding protein gives MIVAFSVTPLGVGDEVGEYVADAVRVVRASGLPHRTDAMFTSIEGEWDEVMDVVRRAVAAVEARAPRVSLVLKADIRPGVKDGLTAKVETVERYLAE, from the coding sequence ATGATCGTCGCTTTCTCCGTGACGCCGCTGGGAGTCGGCGACGAGGTGGGGGAGTACGTCGCCGACGCCGTGCGCGTCGTCCGGGCGTCGGGTCTGCCCCACCGCACCGACGCGATGTTCACGAGCATCGAGGGCGAGTGGGACGAGGTCATGGACGTCGTCAGGCGCGCCGTCGCCGCGGTCGAAGCTCGGGCGCCGCGCGTGTCCCTCGTCCTCAAGGCGGACATCCGCCCAGGAGTGAAGGACGGCCTCACCGCCAAGGTGGAGACGGTGGAGCGGTATCTCGCCGAGTAG
- the mce gene encoding methylmalonyl-CoA epimerase, protein MLTRIDHIGIACFDLDQTVEFYRATYGFEVFHSEVNEEQGVREAMLKINDTSDGGASYLQLLEPTRPDSTVAKWLDKNGEGVHHIAFGTADVDSEAADIRDKGVRVLYEEPRRGSMGSRITFLHPKDCHGVLTELVTSAPVESPEH, encoded by the coding sequence ATGCTGACGCGAATCGACCACATCGGGATCGCCTGCTTCGACCTCGACCAAACCGTCGAGTTCTACCGGGCCACGTACGGCTTCGAGGTGTTCCACTCCGAGGTCAACGAGGAGCAGGGCGTGCGCGAGGCCATGCTCAAGATCAACGACACGTCCGACGGCGGCGCCTCCTACCTGCAGCTTCTGGAGCCGACGCGTCCGGACTCGACCGTCGCCAAGTGGCTCGACAAGAACGGCGAGGGCGTCCACCACATCGCTTTCGGAACGGCGGATGTCGACAGCGAGGCCGCGGACATCCGCGACAAGGGCGTACGCGTTCTGTACGAAGAGCCGCGACGCGGTTCCATGGGGTCACGGATCACGTTCCTGCACCCCAAGGATTGCCACGGCGTTCTGACAGAACTGGTCACTTCGGCGCCTGTTGAGTCACCTGAGCACTGA
- a CDS encoding AIM24 family protein: protein MNTYGAADGPTVYEPMTLPVDDNVNKYTFCVELKGSRWFLQKGKMIAYYGSMEFNGIGHGRLDRLVRTSFHSPLHASDWVVAEGSGKMLLADRAFDVNSYDLEDGNLTIRSGNLLAFQPSLALKQSIVPGFLTLIGTGKFVAASNGPVVFIEPPIRVDPQALVGWADCPSPCHHYDHGYLTGVMGGLRAMTGLGGASGEEHQFEFIGAGTVLLQSSETPMAEQAVGAVPQQAGVPGGGGAHTGPSQQAGAPRLPGQLGDLQRRFGL from the coding sequence GTGAACACTTACGGAGCCGCCGACGGCCCCACGGTCTACGAACCCATGACCCTGCCGGTCGACGACAACGTGAACAAGTACACCTTCTGCGTCGAGCTCAAGGGGAGCCGGTGGTTCCTGCAGAAGGGGAAGATGATCGCCTACTACGGCTCGATGGAGTTCAACGGCATCGGACACGGCCGACTCGACCGACTTGTCCGTACGTCCTTTCATTCGCCACTGCACGCGAGCGACTGGGTCGTGGCGGAGGGCTCGGGCAAGATGCTCCTCGCCGACCGGGCCTTCGACGTGAATTCGTACGACCTTGAAGACGGCAACCTGACCATTCGCTCGGGCAACCTGCTCGCTTTTCAGCCAAGTCTCGCTCTCAAGCAATCAATCGTGCCGGGTTTTCTGACCCTGATCGGAACCGGAAAGTTCGTGGCTGCATCTAACGGTCCGGTGGTGTTCATCGAACCGCCGATCCGGGTGGACCCGCAGGCACTCGTCGGCTGGGCCGACTGCCCCTCGCCGTGCCACCACTACGACCACGGCTACCTGACGGGCGTCATGGGGGGTCTACGTGCGATGACGGGCCTCGGCGGGGCCTCCGGGGAGGAGCACCAGTTCGAGTTCATCGGGGCCGGCACGGTCCTGCTCCAGTCGTCGGAGACCCCTATGGCCGAGCAGGCCGTCGGAGCGGTTCCCCAGCAGGCCGGCGTACCCGGTGGCGGCGGGGCGCACACAGGCCCTTCACAGCAAGCCGGCGCACCGCGCCTTCCCGGACAGCTGGGGGACCTCCAACGTCGCTTCGGGCTGTGA
- a CDS encoding MarR family winged helix-turn-helix transcriptional regulator produces MPKPLSLPFDPIARADELWKQRWGNVPSMAAITSIMRAHQILLAEVDAVVKPYGLTFARYEALVLLTFSRAGELAMSKIGERLMVHPTSVTNTVDRLVKSGLVAKRPNPNDGRGTLASITDKGREVVEAATRDLMAMDFGLGAYDAEECGEIFAMLRPLRVAASDFDED; encoded by the coding sequence GTGCCGAAGCCGCTCAGTCTTCCCTTCGATCCGATCGCCCGCGCCGACGAACTCTGGAAGCAGCGCTGGGGGAACGTGCCGTCGATGGCGGCCATCACCTCGATCATGCGCGCGCACCAGATCCTGCTCGCCGAGGTCGACGCGGTGGTGAAGCCGTACGGACTCACGTTCGCGCGGTACGAGGCGCTGGTGCTGCTCACCTTCTCCAGGGCGGGCGAGCTGGCGATGTCCAAGATCGGCGAGCGCCTCATGGTGCATCCGACGTCGGTGACCAACACCGTGGACCGCCTGGTGAAGTCGGGCCTGGTGGCCAAGCGCCCCAACCCCAACGACGGGCGGGGCACGCTCGCCTCCATCACCGACAAGGGCCGCGAGGTCGTCGAGGCGGCCACCCGCGACCTGATGGCGATGGACTTCGGCCTCGGTGCCTACGACGCCGAGGAGTGCGGGGAGATCTTCGCGATGCTGCGGCCGCTGCGGGTGGCGGCGAGCGACTTCGACGAGGACTGA
- a CDS encoding acetyl-CoA C-acetyltransferase, which translates to MSGSNSTTSVIVAGARTPMGRLLGSLKSFSGADLGGFAIKAALDRAGIGGDQVQYVIMGQVLQAGAGQIPARQAAVKAGIPMSVPALTVNKVCLSGLDAIALADQLIRAGEFDVIVAGGQESMTNAPHLLPKSREGFKYGAIEMLDAMAYDGLTDAFENIAMGESTEKHNTRLGIARPEQDEIAALSHQRAAAAQKNGIFEAEITPVEIPQRKGEPVLFSKDEGIRGDTTAESLGKLRPAFTRDGTITAGSASQISDGAAAVVVMSKAKALELGVDWIAEIGAHGNVAGPDNSLQSQPSNAIAHALKKEGLEVEDLDLVEINEAFAAVAVQSMKDLGISTEKVNVNGGAIALGHPIGMSGARLVLHLALELKRRGGGVGAAALCGGGGQGDALIVRVPKA; encoded by the coding sequence ATGTCTGGATCGAACAGCACGACCTCGGTGATCGTCGCGGGCGCCCGTACGCCCATGGGACGGTTGCTGGGCTCGCTGAAGTCCTTCTCCGGAGCCGACCTCGGCGGCTTCGCGATCAAGGCCGCCCTCGACCGTGCGGGGATCGGCGGCGACCAGGTGCAGTACGTCATCATGGGCCAGGTGCTGCAGGCCGGCGCGGGCCAGATCCCGGCCCGCCAGGCCGCCGTCAAGGCCGGCATCCCGATGAGCGTCCCGGCACTCACCGTCAACAAGGTGTGTCTGTCCGGCCTCGACGCCATCGCGCTCGCCGACCAGCTGATCCGCGCCGGCGAGTTCGACGTGATCGTCGCGGGCGGCCAGGAGTCCATGACCAACGCGCCCCACCTGCTGCCGAAGTCCCGCGAGGGCTTCAAGTACGGGGCGATCGAGATGCTCGACGCCATGGCGTACGACGGCCTGACCGACGCCTTCGAGAACATCGCCATGGGCGAGTCGACGGAGAAGCACAACACCCGTCTCGGGATCGCCCGCCCCGAGCAGGACGAGATCGCCGCGCTGTCCCACCAGCGCGCCGCCGCCGCCCAGAAGAACGGCATCTTCGAGGCCGAGATCACCCCGGTCGAGATCCCGCAGCGCAAGGGCGAGCCGGTCCTCTTCAGCAAGGACGAGGGCATCCGCGGCGACACAACCGCGGAGTCCCTGGGCAAGCTGCGCCCGGCGTTCACCCGGGACGGCACGATCACCGCCGGCTCCGCCTCGCAGATCTCGGACGGTGCGGCGGCCGTGGTCGTGATGAGCAAGGCCAAGGCGCTGGAGCTGGGCGTGGACTGGATTGCGGAGATCGGCGCGCACGGCAATGTGGCGGGTCCGGACAACTCCCTGCAGTCCCAGCCGTCCAACGCGATCGCGCACGCCCTGAAGAAGGAGGGCCTGGAGGTCGAGGACCTGGACCTCGTCGAGATCAACGAGGCCTTCGCGGCCGTGGCCGTGCAGTCAATGAAGGACCTCGGGATTTCCACGGAAAAGGTGAATGTCAACGGCGGCGCGATCGCCCTGGGCCACCCGATCGGCATGTCCGGCGCCCGGCTCGTCCTGCACCTGGCGCTGGAGCTCAAGCGCCGGGGCGGCGGCGTGGGCGCGGCCGCGCTGTGCGGCGGCGGCGGTCAGGGTGACGCGCTGATCGTGCGGGTACCCAAGGCCTGA
- a CDS encoding AIM24 family protein, translating into MTMREINSKMVETTVLPGRRWYSQRGAMLAYKGEVSFTPDIQGGQGGVMSMIGRRVANEATPLMSVEGNGTVLFGHGGHHVQVIHLTGDTLYVEADRLLAFEGTLQQGTMFMGSQGGVMGMVRGQVTGQGLFTTTLKGHGSVAVMAHGGVFELPITPQRPVHVDPQAYVAHHGDVRNKLSTALGWREMVGRGSGEAFQLELSGSGAVYVQASEEKL; encoded by the coding sequence ATGACCATGCGCGAGATCAACTCCAAGATGGTCGAGACGACGGTCCTGCCCGGCCGGCGGTGGTACAGCCAGCGCGGCGCGATGCTCGCCTACAAGGGCGAGGTGTCCTTCACGCCCGACATCCAGGGCGGCCAGGGCGGGGTGATGTCGATGATCGGCCGCCGCGTCGCCAACGAGGCCACGCCGCTGATGAGTGTCGAGGGCAACGGCACCGTCCTGTTCGGGCACGGCGGCCACCACGTCCAGGTCATCCACCTCACCGGCGACACGCTGTACGTGGAGGCGGACCGCCTGCTCGCCTTCGAGGGCACGCTCCAGCAGGGCACGATGTTCATGGGCTCGCAGGGCGGCGTCATGGGCATGGTGCGGGGTCAGGTCACCGGCCAGGGGCTGTTCACGACCACTCTCAAGGGCCATGGTTCCGTCGCCGTGATGGCCCATGGCGGCGTCTTCGAGCTGCCGATCACCCCCCAGCGGCCCGTCCACGTCGACCCGCAGGCGTACGTCGCCCACCACGGCGACGTCCGCAACAAGCTGTCCACGGCGCTGGGCTGGCGCGAGATGGTGGGCCGCGGCTCCGGCGAGGCCTTCCAGCTGGAGCTCAGTGGCAGCGGCGCGGTCTACGTGCAGGCCTCGGAGGAGAAGCTTTGA
- a CDS encoding MFS transporter, with protein MSSIPAGRPSYAAVLRIPHARRTFAAALLGRLSYGVVPLSVMLAVTRATGSYAVAGTVMALFGGTSVFLSPARAALTDRHGPRRALVPMVVAYAALLGLLTVLLGRPGAASPPALGAVTAAAGACTPPLGPTMRAVWGRLAPDRDLLQRAYGLDGVAEELLFVSGPLLVGVLVGFAPPTAGIVLGTALVVVGTGGFVSSPAVRVMRSQNGPARHRSDGRPVLFGLRRPVTAAAAVGFALGAVDLLVVAFTGGHGYGGDSVAWVLAALSAGSAVGGLLNGAVTWRAPAGRRLPLLTAGLGLALLGAALVPDLVTLALAATVAGFFVSPAITTAYLIADESAAPDTRVRAGAWVNTAVNAGGTAGTSAAGVLAGTLPTGWCFATTGGVVLLTTVTALTTVTVAGPGRAGAA; from the coding sequence GTGTCTTCCATACCGGCCGGACGGCCGTCGTACGCCGCCGTCCTCCGTATCCCGCATGCCCGCCGCACCTTCGCCGCCGCCCTGCTCGGCAGGCTGTCCTACGGCGTCGTCCCGCTGTCCGTGATGCTCGCCGTGACCCGGGCCACCGGGTCCTACGCGGTGGCGGGCACCGTCATGGCGCTGTTCGGCGGCACCAGCGTCTTCCTGTCGCCCGCGAGGGCGGCCCTGACCGACCGGCACGGCCCGCGCCGCGCGCTCGTCCCGATGGTTGTCGCCTACGCCGCTCTGCTCGGGCTGCTGACGGTGCTCCTCGGGCGTCCGGGCGCCGCCTCGCCGCCGGCTCTCGGGGCGGTGACCGCGGCGGCGGGCGCCTGCACTCCGCCGCTGGGCCCGACCATGCGCGCCGTCTGGGGCCGACTGGCCCCGGACCGTGATCTGTTGCAGCGTGCCTACGGCCTCGACGGCGTCGCCGAGGAACTGCTCTTCGTCTCGGGGCCGTTGCTGGTCGGCGTCCTCGTGGGCTTCGCTCCGCCGACGGCCGGGATCGTCCTCGGCACGGCGCTGGTCGTCGTCGGGACCGGCGGGTTCGTGTCGTCGCCGGCGGTACGCGTCATGCGGTCACAGAACGGGCCGGCGCGGCACCGGTCCGACGGGCGGCCGGTGCTGTTCGGGCTGCGCCGGCCCGTGACCGCCGCCGCGGCCGTCGGGTTCGCGCTCGGCGCGGTCGATCTGCTGGTCGTCGCGTTCACCGGAGGGCACGGGTACGGCGGTGACAGCGTGGCCTGGGTACTGGCCGCCCTGTCCGCCGGAAGCGCCGTCGGCGGACTGCTCAACGGGGCGGTGACCTGGCGGGCCCCGGCCGGGAGGCGGCTGCCCCTGCTGACCGCCGGGCTGGGACTCGCGCTCCTGGGCGCCGCCCTGGTTCCGGACCTCGTCACGCTCGCCCTGGCCGCCACGGTCGCCGGGTTCTTCGTCTCGCCGGCGATCACCACGGCCTACCTCATCGCCGACGAGTCCGCCGCACCGGACACCCGCGTCCGCGCCGGCGCCTGGGTCAACACGGCCGTCAACGCGGGCGGCACGGCCGGAACCTCAGCGGCCGGCGTGCTGGCCGGGACCTTGCCGACGGGCTGGTGTTTCGCGACGACAGGCGGCGTCGTACTGCTGACGACGGTGACGGCGCTGACGACGGTGACGGTCGCCGGACCGGGCCGGGCCGGAGCAGCCTGA
- a CDS encoding AIM24 family protein yields the protein MFRLQGSKVLAVDMTGDAVKAKNGSMVAYDGRMAFKKLSGGGEGIRGMVTRRITGEQMTVMEVKGHGTCWFADRASEINLVSLQGDKLYVESSNLLATDAGLRTGTTFTGMRGAAQGNGLFTTTVEGHGQAAVVSDGPAVVLRVSAQYPLTVDPGAYIAHQGRLRQSFQSGVTFRTFLGEGGGEAFQIRFEGDGLVYVQPSERNTIAGDV from the coding sequence ATGTTCCGACTTCAAGGCAGCAAGGTGCTCGCCGTCGACATGACCGGGGACGCCGTGAAGGCGAAGAACGGCTCGATGGTCGCGTACGACGGGCGGATGGCCTTCAAGAAGCTCAGCGGCGGCGGTGAGGGCATCCGGGGGATGGTGACCCGGCGGATCACCGGCGAGCAGATGACCGTGATGGAGGTGAAGGGGCACGGGACGTGCTGGTTCGCGGACCGCGCCTCCGAGATCAACCTCGTCAGTCTCCAGGGGGACAAGCTGTACGTGGAGTCGAGCAATCTGCTCGCGACCGACGCCGGCCTCAGGACCGGCACGACCTTCACCGGAATGCGCGGCGCCGCACAGGGCAACGGACTGTTCACGACGACCGTCGAGGGCCACGGCCAGGCGGCGGTCGTGTCGGACGGCCCGGCGGTGGTACTGCGGGTGAGCGCGCAGTACCCGCTGACCGTCGACCCCGGCGCCTACATCGCGCATCAGGGGAGACTGCGGCAGTCCTTCCAGTCCGGTGTGACCTTCCGCACGTTCCTCGGGGAGGGCGGCGGCGAGGCCTTCCAGATCCGCTTCGAGGGAGACGGGCTGGTGTACGTACAGCCGAGCGAGCGGAACACGATCGCGGGTGATGTGTGA
- a CDS encoding DUF3817 domain-containing protein: MDLKTATALRRLRLVSAPEAVSFLLLLVCSVLKRTSDFNAVPVMGMVHGVLFILYVIFWADAWNRTKWPLKTAAFYFVLSVLPTGGFFAERRLKREAENAVNAAIASRARQEGIVNA, from the coding sequence GTGGACCTCAAGACCGCCACCGCCCTGCGCCGGCTCCGACTCGTCTCGGCCCCCGAGGCCGTGTCCTTCCTCCTGCTGCTGGTCTGCTCCGTGCTGAAGCGGACCAGCGACTTCAACGCGGTGCCGGTGATGGGCATGGTCCACGGCGTCCTGTTCATCCTGTACGTGATCTTCTGGGCCGACGCCTGGAACCGCACCAAGTGGCCCCTGAAGACCGCGGCCTTCTACTTCGTCCTCTCCGTCCTGCCCACCGGCGGCTTCTTCGCCGAGCGCAGGCTCAAGCGTGAAGCCGAGAACGCCGTCAACGCAGCCATCGCCTCGCGCGCCCGCCAGGAAGGGATCGTCAACGCATGA
- a CDS encoding Arc family DNA-binding protein has protein sequence MDDEVRITLRLPADLHAWLATQAKSARRSLNSEIVYRLEAGRDLAPSDTE, from the coding sequence ATGGATGATGAAGTACGCATCACACTCAGACTCCCTGCCGACCTCCATGCATGGCTGGCGACCCAGGCCAAGTCCGCCCGCAGGTCTCTCAACTCCGAAATCGTGTACCGCCTGGAGGCTGGGCGGGACCTCGCCCCATCGGACACCGAATGA
- a CDS encoding DUF3817 domain-containing protein produces the protein MKKSVLTRYRVMAYVTGVLLVLLCLSMIAKYGLDVDGAADFTRVVAIAHGWLYVVYLIFAFDLGSKAKWPVGKQLWVLLAGTIPTAAFFVERKISHELEAKAADPSPAVAKA, from the coding sequence ATGAAGAAGAGCGTGCTGACCCGCTACCGCGTCATGGCCTACGTCACCGGTGTGCTGCTGGTCCTGCTGTGCCTGAGCATGATCGCCAAGTACGGCCTGGACGTCGACGGCGCCGCGGACTTCACCCGCGTCGTCGCCATCGCGCACGGCTGGCTCTACGTGGTCTACCTGATTTTCGCCTTCGACCTGGGCTCCAAGGCGAAGTGGCCGGTGGGCAAGCAGCTGTGGGTGCTGCTCGCGGGCACGATCCCGACGGCCGCCTTCTTCGTCGAGCGGAAGATCAGCCACGAGCTGGAGGCCAAGGCCGCCGACCCGTCTCCCGCGGTCGCCAAGGCGTAA